The genomic interval CTAAACATTCTATTAATAAATCTTTTCTGTTATATGTCACAACTACCGCACAAACTGTATCTTTCATCTAACCCTCTCCTCAAACACTTCTAAAGCTCTTTTTACAACATCATCCATGTCATAATATCTGTATTCTGCAAGCCTACCGACAAGTATTAAATTTTTAAATTTTTCTGCCTCTTCTTTGTATTTGTTATAAAGTTCTCTGTTTTCTTTAGTAAAAACAGGATAATAAGGAATGTCCTTGTTTGGCTGGTAAGACTTTGGATATTCTTTTAGTATAGTAGTTTTTTTAGTTTCCACAGGATGTATATGCTTAAACTCAGTAATCCGGGTAAAATCGTAATCGTTCGGATAATTCACTACAGGAGTTTCCTGATAATACTCTTTATCCCCGGTTTCAAACTTTAGATCTAAACTACGATAAGGCAAGAATCCATATTTAAAATCAAAAAGTTCATCTATCATACCTGTAAATATTAGTTTCCCTTTAAACTCTTGTCCTATGAAGAAAATCTTTTTGTTTTTAAAGTCTATACTCAACACTTCTTTAAAATCTGTATTCAACATAATTTTTATATTCGGGTGATTTAGCATTCTTTCAAATATTTTAGAATATCCTTCTTTTGGCACTGCTTGGTATTTATCAGTAAAGTATCTATTATCTCTACTTATGTAAATTGGTATTCTTGCCGTTACTTGTGGATCTATTTCTTCTGGCTTTAATCCCCATTGCTTTGCTGTGTAGTTTTTGAATATCTTGTTGTAAACAAAATCTGCTAAAAATCTTAAATCCTTATCCTCTTCTTTTAAAAGCTCTAAAATAGGCACTTTTGAGTTGTAATCATATTTGTTTATTAGTTTAACCTCTAATGTTTTAGCTAAGTTCTCCGGAAAGACTTCGTAAAGGGTATTTAGATTAAATGGTATTGACACTTTCTTACCATCTATAAAGGCTAACACTCTATGGTGATAAAGCTCCCAATCTGTAAAATTTGATAGATAGTCAAATACTTCCTTATAATCTGTATGAAAAAGATGTGGTCCATACTTGTGGACTATTATGTTATTTTCATCTTTGTAATCATAGCAGTTTCCGCCAATATGGTTTCTTTTTTCTATTATTAATACTTTTTGATTTAAGATACTGGCTATTCTTTCTACTATAACAGATCCTGATAAACCAGCGCCTACTGTAATGAAACTAAACATTTTTCACATCCAATATAAGAATTATTTTTTTCTGCAAATAAATAAACATCGTGGCTGTAACAAAAATTTCCGAAATCAATACAGAAAATGCTGTACCATTAGCTTGATATATTGGAATCAAAATAATGGATAAAATAATATTTATTGCGCTCGCTAATATCAAAATTCTTGAAAAAGCTTTTTTGTAACCAAATGTTAGCATTGTTTGTATTCCAAATATGTTACTTAGAGCTATTATAAAAGGTAAAAAGGACAAAATCCTTAAAATTACAACCGATTCTATGTATTGATTACCAAATAAAATTTTTACAATTAAATTTGCAAAGATAAATATTCCTAAAGATAAAATAAATGTAACACTACCAATTAGAATGGTTATTTTCTTTATAAACATTATCGCTATTTCTTTTGATTGGTTGGCTAATCTACTAACATACGGATAAATAGTTTGTGAAACAGGACCCAAAAGTCCTTGTACTGCTTTTATAATCTTTTCAGCAGCAGAATAATACCCAACAATTGTATTGTTCGTAAATAAACCTAAAATGAAGGTATTGCTAATAGTATATAAACTAATTGCAACCGTAGATATAAATATATGCCAACCCTCTTTTAGATGATATTTAATATTTTCAAAAGAAGGTAATATAAATTTTACACCAAAATTTCTAAAAATTATCCAAAGACCCAATACACC from Thermodesulfobium sp. 4217-1 carries:
- a CDS encoding flippase produces the protein MFSIKSLTNTQDKKRLLSNFFSLYSLQVANYIFPLITLPYLVRVLGPSKYGLVAFAQAFVGYFQVFTNYGFNLSATREISIHRENQEKVSEIFSSVITIQMLFAVLSFIVMLAIVFAFKKFSKYWLLYFFTFGLVIGNVVFPVWFFQGIERMKYITIFNVLSRFVFTVAIFVFIRKESDYLYVPLINALGSILAGVLGLWIIFRNFGVKFILPSFENIKYHLKEGWHIFISTVAISLYTISNTFILGLFTNNTIVGYYSAAEKIIKAVQGLLGPVSQTIYPYVSRLANQSKEIAIMFIKKITILIGSVTFILSLGIFIFANLIVKILFGNQYIESVVILRILSFLPFIIALSNIFGIQTMLTFGYKKAFSRILILASAINIILSIILIPIYQANGTAFSVLISEIFVTATMFIYLQKKIILILDVKNV
- the glf gene encoding UDP-galactopyranose mutase, which encodes MFSFITVGAGLSGSVIVERIASILNQKVLIIEKRNHIGGNCYDYKDENNIIVHKYGPHLFHTDYKEVFDYLSNFTDWELYHHRVLAFIDGKKVSIPFNLNTLYEVFPENLAKTLEVKLINKYDYNSKVPILELLKEEDKDLRFLADFVYNKIFKNYTAKQWGLKPEEIDPQVTARIPIYISRDNRYFTDKYQAVPKEGYSKIFERMLNHPNIKIMLNTDFKEVLSIDFKNKKIFFIGQEFKGKLIFTGMIDELFDFKYGFLPYRSLDLKFETGDKEYYQETPVVNYPNDYDFTRITEFKHIHPVETKKTTILKEYPKSYQPNKDIPYYPVFTKENRELYNKYKEEAEKFKNLILVGRLAEYRYYDMDDVVKRALEVFEERVR